TACAAGGGTCTGCAGGGCCTGATCAAGGCCGCCAAGGTCACCTACGTCGAGGGCACCGGCACCCTGGTCGCCCCGAACGCCGTCGAGGCCAACGGCCAGCGCTACACCGGCCGCAACATCGTGCTGGCCACCGGTTCGTACTCGAAGTCCCTGCCCGGCCTGGACCTGGACGGCGAGCGGGTCATCGCCAGCGAGCACGCGCTCGTGCTGGACCGCGTCCCCTCCTCCGCGATCGTGCTGGGCGGCGGCGTCATCGGCGTCGAGTTCGCCAGCGCGTGGAAGTCGCTCGGCGCCGACGTGACCATCGTGGAGGCCCTGCCCCGCCTGGTCGCCGCCGAGGACCCGGACATCTCCAAGCAGCTCGAGCGCACCTTCCGCAAGCGCGGCATCGGCTTCAAGGTCGGCAAGCCGTTCGAGAAGGTCGAGAAGACCGAGTCCGGCGTCAAGGTCACCATCGCCGGCGGCGAGACCCTGGAGGCCGAGCTGCTGCTGGTCGCCGTGGGCCGCGGCCCGGCCACCGCCAACTGCGGCTTCGAGCAGCAGGGCGTCACCATGGAGCGCGGTTTCGTCATCACCGACGAGCGCCTGCGCACCAACCTGCCCAACGTGTACGCCGTCGGCGACATCGTGCCCGGCCTGCAGCTGGCGCACCGCGGCTTCCTCCAGGGCATCTTCGTCGCCGAGACGATCGCCGGGCAGAACCCGGCCCCGATCGTCGAGTCCGGCATCCCGCGCGTCACCTACACCGACCCGGAGATCGCGTCGGTCGGCATCACCGAGGCGCAGGCCAAGGAGAAGTTCGGCGCGGAGAACGTCGAGACGTACAACTACAACCTGGGCGGCAACGGCAAGAGCAAGATCCTGGGCACCCAGGGCTTCATCAAGCTGGTGCGCCAGAAGGACGGCCCGGTCGTCGGCATCCACATGATCGGCGCCCGGATGGGCGAGCAGGTCGGCGAGGCGTCGCTGATCGTCAACTGGGAGGCCTTCCCGGCCGAGGTCGCGCAGCTCATCCACGCGCACCCGACCCAGAACGAGGCGCTCGGCGAGGCGCACCTGGCGCTGGCGGGCAAGCCGCTGCACGCCCACAACTGAGCTAATAAGCTCACCTCGTCCTAATCACAGCGGATCAGCACTTACACCGAGGAGTCTGAAGCAATGCCGGTATCGGTAACCATGCCGCGGCTCGGCGAGAGCGTCACCGAGGGCACCGTCACCCGGTGGCTCAAGCAGGAGGGCGACCGGGTCGAGGTCGACGAGCCGCTGCTCGAGGTCTCCACCGACAAGGTGGACACCGAGATCCCGTCGCCGGCCGCCGGCATTCTCAGCAAGATCATCGTCGGCGAGGACGAGACCGCTGAGGTGGGCGCCGAGCTGGCCGTCATCGCCGGCGAGGGCGAGAGCCCGGCCGCCGCCGCGCCGGCCCCGGCGCAGGAGGCCCCCGCCGCCGAGGCTCCGGCCGAGGCCGCTCCGGCACAGGAGGCGGCACCGGCGCCGGCTCAGGCCGAGCCCGCCGCCGCTGCGACCGCTCCGGCGGGCGACGCGACCCCGGTGAAGATGCCCGCGCTGGGCGAAAGCGTCACCGAGGGCACGGTCACTCGCTGGCTGAAGGCGGTCGGCGACTCGATCGAGGTCGACGAGCCGCTGCTCGAGGTCTCCACGGACAAGGTCGACACGGAGATCCCGTCCCCGGTCGCCGGCACCCTGCTGGAGATCACCGTGCCCGAGGACGAGACCGCCGCCGTCGGCGCGCAGCTCGCCCTGATCGGCGCCGCGGGTGCGGCCTCCGCCGCTCCCGCCCCGGCCCCGGCTGCTCCGGCTCCGGCTGCTGCGGCCCCCGCCGCTCCGGCCCAGGCCGCGCCCGCTCCGGCCGCCCCGGCTCCGGCTCCGGTGCAGGCCGCTCCCGCACCGGCTGCCCCGGCGGCTCCGGTGCAGGCCGCTCCGGCCGCCGCGGCTCCGGCTCCGGCCGCCGACGTCAACGGCGCTGACGGCTACGTCACCCCGCTGGTGCGCAAGCTCGCCGCCGAGCACGGTGTGGACCTGGGCAAGGTCAGCGGCACCGGTGTCGGCGGGCGGATCCGCAAGCAGGACGTGCTGGACGCCGCGGCCAAGGCGAAGGCTCCGGCCGCCGCCCCCGCCGCTGCCGCTCCGGCCGCGCCCGCCGCGGCTCCGGCCGCAAAGGCCGCGCCGAGCCCGCTGCGCGGACGCACCGAGAAGCTGTCGCGGCTGCGTACCACCATCGCCAAGCGCATGGTGGAGTCGCTGCAGATCTCGGCGCAGCTCACCACCGTGGTCGAGGTGGACGTCACCAAGATCGCCAAGCTGCGTGAGCAGGCCAAGGCCGACTTCCTCGCCAAGAACGGCGTGAAGCTGTCCTTCCTGCCGTTCTTCGCGCTGGCGGCGGTCGAGGCGCTGCGGGTGCACCCGAACGTGAACGCGTCGATGGACCTGGAGGCCGGCACGGTCACCTACCACGACGCCGAGCACCTGGGCATGGCCGTGGACACCGACAAGGGCCTCATCGTCCCGGTGATCCGCAACGCGGGCGACCTGAACCTGGCGGGCCTGGCCCGCCGGATCGCCGACGTGGCCGAGCGCACCCGCTCCAACAAGATCCTGCCGGACGAGCTGTCGGGCGGCACCTTCACGCTGACCAACACCGGCAGCCGGGGCGCCCTGTTCGACACGCCGATCATCAACCAGCCGCAGGTCGCCATCCTCGGCACCGGCGCCGTCGTCAAGCGGGCCGTGGTCGTGGACGACGCGAGCCTGGGCGAGCTGATCGTGCCGCGCTACATGGTGTACCTGGCCCTCTCCTACGACCACCGCCTGGTGGACGGCTCCGACGCGGCCCGCTTCCTGGGCACCGTCAAGGAGCGCCTGGAGAGCGGCAACTTCGAGGCCGAACTCGGCCTCTGACCCGCACCACCCGAAGAGGGGCGACCGGCAACCGCCGGCCGCCCCTCGTCGCGTCCCACCCCTTCCTCGATCGTCCGACTTGCCTGGCAGGTGGGCGTATCTTGAGCGCCCTTCCGCCCATGTGCCAGGCAAGTCGGACGATCATGGCCGGTCGGCGGGCGGGCGAGGGCGGTGGCGGGGCTCGTTAGGGTGGGCGGGTGGCGATCGTGGAGGCCAGGGGCGTGTCCGTCGCGTACGGCGAGGTCGCCGTGCTACGCGAGGTGAACCTGACCGTCGGCGCGGGCGAGATCACCGCCGTGGCCGGGGTGAACGGGTGTGGGAAGTCCACCCTGCTGCGCTGCCTGGGCGGCCTGCTCCGGCCCGGCGGCGGCGAGGTGCGGGTGCTGGGCGCCGCGCCGAGCGCCGCCCCGGCCTTCTGGCGCGAGGTCGCCCTGGCCGCCGAGGAGCCCGCCTGGTATCCCGGCCTGACCGTCCGCGAGCACCTGGAACTCGTCCCGCTGACGCACGGCACGAGCACCCCTCCGGTCCTGTCCGTCGCACGGGCGCTGGACGAGTTCGAGCTGGCCGGGCGGGCCGAGGCCACCCCGCTGACGCTCTCCTCCGGCCAGCGGCAGCGGCTCGCGCTGGCGTCGGTGCTCGTCCGCCCCAGCCGCCTGCTGCTGCTCGACGAGCCCGAGCAGAAGCTCGACGCCGCGTTCCGCGTCCGGCTCGCGGCGCTGCTGCGGGCGTACGCCGACGGCGGCGGCACCATCGTGATGGCCACCCACGACGCGGCGCTGGCCGAGGGCACGGGCGCGCGCGTGCTGCCGATGCGCGACGGCCGCCTGCTCGACGGCGACGGCGACGGCGACACGCTCCGCCCCACGTCCGCCCCCGCATCCGCGCCCGCCGCCTGATGGCCGTCCCCACAGCGGGAGCCGTACGGGCCGCCCGCGCCGCGACCCGGGCCCGCCGGGCCCCCGCCGACTGGTACGACCGCTACTTCCGCGTCTTCGGCGTGGCCGTCCTGGTGGTGCTGCTGCTCGGGCCGTTCCACACGGTGCTCACCCGGCTGGCCGAGCCGCTCGCGGCGGCCGATCCGGCAGCCGCCCGCGCCGGGCTGGCCCTGCTGGTGGCGTACTTCGCCGGGCTCGTCGCGCTCGCCTCGCTCGCCGGTCCGGTCGTCCTGTCCCCCGCCGATGCCCGCTGGCTGCTGCTGTCGCCCCTGGACCGGCGTGCGGTGCTCGCCCCCGCCGCCCGGCGCGCGGCGGCCCTCGGCGTCGTCGCCGGCGCGCCCACGGCCGCCGTGGCGGTCCGCCTGCTGGGTATGCCCGACCACGGCCCGCTCCGGCTGGGCGCGACCGTCCTGATCGGCGCGGCGGCCGGGCTGGCCGCAGTCTGCCTCGCCACGCTGGCCCAGCCCTCGGCCCCGGCCACCCGCCGCCTGCGCCGGGTCGCCCTCGCCGTGACCGCCGCAGCCGTGCTCACCGCCGCCGCGCCGCTGCTGCCGCCGCCCGGCTCCATCGTGACTGCCGGCACCCCGTCCACTTCGATCTCGCCGGCCGCCGCCGAACCGGCCGCCGGGGCACCTACCGGTGCCGCGACGCGACGTGTCGTTCAAGCTGCCACCGTCGTCGATGATTCGGCGCCGCGAGCTGGTTCGCTGCCCGCGGTGCCGCTGTCCGGGCTGCTGCCGGCCGCCGGACTGGCCGTGGCGGTGGCGCTGGTGCTGGCGCTGCTGGTGTGGCGGCGGCTCGCGGGCTTCCCGGCCGGGCCGGTGGCAGACGCCGCCGGGCGGGTGGGGGTGGCGACCGAGACCGCCGTCGGGCTGGAGCCGTCGTTCCTGACCCGCGCGGTCGAGCAGGCGTACTGGCGGGGCAGGCGGCTGCGCTCGCGGCGGTGGCCGTCCTGGCCGGGGCCGCTCGCACTGGCCTGGCTCGACTGGCGGGTGCTGGCGCGCCGCCCGCTGCGCCCGCTCGCCCTGGCTGGGGCGACCGCGCTGCCCGCCGTCCTGGTCACGGTGTGGCCCGCGCAGGCGCCGGTGGCCGTGGTCGCCTCATTCGTGCTCGCGCTGGCCGCGGCGAGCGCGGGCTCCGGCGGCGCCCGCCACGACGCGGACAGCCCGGCGCTTTCCCGCCTGTTCGGGGTACGGCAGCCGGCCGCCGACGCGGCCCGCCTGGCGCTGCCGTCCGTGCTGGCCGCGGCCTGGTACGCGGTCGCGCTGGCGTTGCTGGCACGGGCCGGGGCGCTGCCCGCCGGGCCGTGGGCGCTGTTCGGCCCGGCGGCGGCGCCCGTGCTGGCCGTGGCCGCGTCGCGCCTGGCGCGGCGCGGGCACGTCGACCACGCCTCGACCCCCGTGGTCATGCCGATGACCGGCTCGCACATCCCCACCGGCTGGTTCATCTGGGGCCTGACCGGTCTCGACATGGCGGTGCTCGGCTGCCTGCCGCTGCTGTGGGCGCTCGCCGCCCGGCCTGCCGACCCGTACCCGATGCTGCTCGTCCAGGTGATCGTCAGCGGGGCCGTCGTCGCCGTACACCTGCTGCGCCGCCGGACTCGGTGACCGCCGCCCGGCCGCGGAGCGTCCTCCGGCGGTGTCGGCACGCCGGGGCGGGCTCCTTTTCGGGCATGATTGTCGTATGCGGATCGTGGTGGCGGGAGCCTCGGGCTTCCTGGGGCAGCCCCTGCTGTCGACCCTTCGGTCGGCCGGGCACGAGGTCATCCAGCTGGTGCGCCGCCCGGCCGCCGACCCTTCGGAGCGGCAGTGGGATCCGGCCGAGCCGATCCGGCTCCCTGACGGCACCGATGCGGTGGTCAACCTGTGCGGGGTGGGCGTGAGCGACCGGCGCTGGACCGACGAGTACCAGGCGCTGATCCTGTCCAGCCGGGTCGTGCCGACCGCGACGCTGGCCCGCGCCGTCGCCGCGCAGCGCGTCCCGGTCCTGGTCAACGCGTCCGGAGTGGGCTTCTACGGGGAGACCGGTGACCGCGAGGTGACCGAGCTGTCCCCGCCCGGCGACGACTTCCTGGCCGGGGTCTCCATCCACTGGGAGGAGGCGACCGCGCCCGCGGTGACCGCCGGGGCTCGCGTGGTGCTGCTGCGCACCGGCTACCCCCTGCACCGCGAAGGCGGCTTCCTCAAGGCACAGCTGGTGCCCTTCAAGATGGGCCTCGGCGGGCGGCTGGGCAACGGCCGCCAGTGGGTCCCCTGGATCTCCCTCTACGACTGGCTGGGCGCCGCCCGGTTCGTCCTGGACGACGACCGCATCGAGGGTCCGGTCAACATGGTCGGCCCCGCACCCGTCACCAACGCCCAGTTCACCCGCGCCTTCGGCGCCGAACTGCACCGCCCCACCGTGATGCCCATCCCCAAGGCGGCCCTGAAGATCCTCTACGGCGAGTTCGGCAACGAGGCCTACCGCAGCCTCCGCGTCATGCCCGGCGCCCTCACCGCCGCCGGCTTCCCCTACCGCCACCGCACCGTCAGCCAGGCCCTCCACGCCGCCCTCACCGACCCCGTCCCCGCCTGACCCACCCCGCTGCCGCGCCCTCTCCACCGCGTCGATCTTGCGTGAACTGTGGGTGCGACACGCCCTTTCCGGGCATATCCCTAACAGTTCGTGCAAGATCGACGCAGCAGTGGAGCCATGGACCGAGGGCCGGTCAGCACTGGCCGTCGGCGATGACCCAGTAGTCGGGGCCGGTCTGCTTCAGGGTGTGGGTGTAGAAGGTGTTGTAGAGGCCCATGTTCTGGTTGGAGCCGTCGGCGTAGGCGTAGCCGAGGGAGTGGTGGGCGCGGCCTGCGGCGACGTGGGCGTAGTTGCTGGCGGTGTAGCAGACGGGTGGGGTGGTGCCGCCGGTGGTGGTGGCGGAGACGGGGGCGGACTGGGCACTCTCGCCGGAGGTGCTCACGGCGGTGACGGTGAAGGTGTACGCGGTGCCCGCGCTCAGCCCCGTCGCCGTGTACGCCGTGCCGGTGACCGGGGACGACGTCACCTTCGTGCCGCCGCGGTAGACGTGGTAGCCGGTGGCGCCGGACACCGCCGTCCAGGACAGGGCGACGCTGGTGTCGGTGACGCCGATGACGGTCAGGCCGGTGGGCGCGCCGGGCGGGGTGGGCGTGGTGCCGCCGCCGTCCAGCCCGAAGAACAGGGCGTCGCGGTACGCCGAGCAGATGGTGTCCAGGAAGTACGACGCGGCCGTGCCGCACTGGTCCACGCCGCTGCCGGGGTCGACGGGGGTGCCGTGCCCCATGCCGGCGACCTTGTAGAGCCGCACCGCGTCGGACGCGTACGTCTCCAGCGTGGTGTTGCCGGGCAGGCTGCTCGTGCTCGCCGGGGTCTGCGACGCGCCGCGCACGTTGGTCCACTGCGTCATCAGCTCGGTGCCGTTGGCGGGCACCACGGTCGTGTCGGACTGCCCCTGCCAGATCGCCACCCGCGGCCACGGGCCGGCGTACCCGGGATTGGCGTTGCGGACGAGGTCGCCCCACTGCTGCGGGGTCTTGCTCACCGCCTGGCCCTGGCAAATCGTGCCGCAGTTGTACGGGATGCCCGCGACGACCGAGCCCGCCTTGAACACGTCCGGGTACGCGGCGAGCATCACCGCGCTCATCGCGCCGCCCGCGGACAGGCCGGACACGTACACCCGGCTCGCGTCGGTGCCGTAGTTGGTCTTGGCGTAGTCGACCATCTGCTTGACCGACAGGGCCTCGCCCTGCCCCCGCGCGATGTCCCCCGCCTGGAACCAGTTGAAGCAGCTCAGCGAGTTGTTGCCGGACTTCTGCTCGGCCACGATGAGCGCGAAGCCCCACAGGTCGGCGTACTTGCGCCAGCCGGAGTTGGTGAAATAGGCGTTCGCGTTCTGGGTGCAGCCGTGCAGCAGCACCACGGCCGGGCGGCCACCGGCCAGGCCGTCGGGCCGGTAGCTGTACATGCTGAGGTTGCCGGGGTTGCTGCCGAACGAGCTGACCTGCGTCAGCGTGGCGGCGTGCGCCGGCGTGGCGACCACGGCCACCCCGGCGAGTCCGATGAGGAGGGCGAGCACCCCGCGGAGCAGCCGCGGGGCGGAGGGAACGGGCATGGCGGGCTCCTAGACAGTGATCCATGTCACTCAGCTGTGGAGCCGCACGCTATGCCCTCGCGCAACACCCCCGACATATCCCCGCAACACACATTCCCCCTCCCCCATGTGTCTACGAACGGAAGTCCTGAAAGGAAGGGCACCTTCTTAACGCTTTCCGTAGTAGAAGGTCCCCTTCTTAACGCCGCCGCCCGGCGGATCGGCGGCGCCGGGGACGAGGTACGGAGTGGGCCAAGCCGTCGGTAGCGCGGCGAGGGTGGTGATGAGGTCGGTGGTGGCCTCGGTGGAGCCGGCGGCTTCGACCATGCACAGGTGGCGCGACACCCCTGTCACGGCGGTGGAGTGCGCCAGGGCGGCGGCGACCTCGTCGGGCGGGCCTACCGGCTGGATCCGGAGCAGGTGTTCGACGTGGGCGTCGAGGTCACGGCCGGGCGGGGCACCGGAGACGGGCACGGCGGCGCGGATGCCCGCGAGCCAGCGCGGCAGGTGCTCGCGCAGTTCACGCTCGCCGGTGGCGCGGTCGGCGCACGGGTACGCCAGCCGGACCCGCGCGTGGTCCGCGCCCACCGGGTCGTGCCCGTGCGCGGTGGCGGCGAGCGCCCACCGGTCCACCAGCGCGGCCGTCTCGGCGTCGTCGGCGTGTACGCCCAGCAGCAGCGGCAGCCCGTGCCGCCCCGCCAGCTCGGCGGTGTCCCCCGAGGTGACCGCCACCCGCACCGGCACCGGCCGGTCCGGCCGCGGCACGACGGCCAGCGGCCCGAACCGGTGGAACTCGCCCTCGGCGGCCACCGCCGCCGCACCCGACAGCCAGCGCAACAGCAGCTCCAGCGACTCGGCGAAGCCGCGCCGGTAGTGCTCCACGCCCCGCCCGAGGATCGCGACCTCCTGCCACGGCCCGCCCCGGGCGACGCCGAGCTGAAACCGGTCCCCGGCCAGCGCGTGCAGCAGCGCCGCCTCCTCCCCAAGCGCGACCGGGTGCCGCGAGCCGAGCACGCACGCGGCCGTGCCGACGGTGATGCGCCTGGTCCCGGCCAGGATGTGCCCGGCGAGCACGGTCGCCGACGGGCACTGGCCGTACCCGACGAAGTGGTGCTCGGCGAGCCACACCCCGCCCATCCCGGCCCGCTCCGCCGCCACCGCGTGTGCGAGCGCCGCGGCCGGGCCATAGGCACTGGTCAGGAAAACGTCCAGCAAGGTCACTCCTTCCACAGCGCAGTTCAGCGCAGTGCGTTAAGAAGGGCACCTTCCTATACGCAAAGCGATAAGAAGGTGCCCTTCCTTTCCTCGTTCAGCAGTCGCGGAGTTCGGGTGACTGGTTGCGGAGCTGGGCCACCGGGGAGATGAACTCCTGGTAGGCGTCCCCGCCGACGGCGCTCAGCGCGAACGCGGCGACGCGGTGGCAGTTCTGGAACGCGAGCTTGATGCCGAAGTGGCGCTCCAGCCCGCCCCGGATCGCGTCGCTGGCCAGCGCGCGCAGCAGCTCACCGCGCTGGGCCTCGCTCGGCGGCGGGCTGGCGTGCTCGCCGAACTCGGCGCCGGGCGCGTCGGCCAGCCGCCCGGCGGCGGCGCTGACCACCTCCCACGCGTACGGCAGCGACGTGCGTACGCAGTCGACGAACTCGGCGTCGTCGACCTGCCCGGCCTCGGCGCGCTCCAGCAGCGCCACGGGTACGTCGAGTGACATGTGCTCTCCTCTCCTCGGGACGGCCGGCGGCCGTCAGCGGTGTCCTGCCGGCTCGAGCCGCTGCGGCCCGAGCACGAAATCGGGGTCGACCTGGGCGGCGAGGTCCTCGCCGCTGCGGGCGTTGCCCCACGCCTGCGCGTTGCGCAGGTGGAACTCCACGGCCTGCGCGGTGTAGCGCGGCCAGTCCTTGTCGCAGCCGTCCACGGTCGCCCGGATCAGGTCGAGCGCGGCCCGGTTGGGCGCCTCCAGCTCGCTGATCGGGCGCGGGGCACCGCGCTCGGCGGCGCGTACGAAGCCGGAGCGGCCGACCCAGGTGAGCAGGTCGTCGCCGACGTGCTCGCGCAGGAACGCCACGTCCGACGCGTCGTCGATCTTGTTACCGATCACGTGCACGCGCACCCCGAAGTCGCGGGCGTAGCCGATGTACTGCCGGTACACCCCCACGCTGCGCAGCGTCGGCTCGCACACCAGGAACGTGGCGTCGAACCGGGTGAACAGGCCGGAGGCGAAGCTGTCCGCGCCCGCGGTCATGTCCACCACGACGTACTCCCCCGGCCCGTCGACCAGGTGGTTGAGCAGCAGCTCGACCGCGCCGACCTTGGAGTGGTAGCAGGCCACGCCCAGGTCCTCGGTGGCGAACGGGCCGGTCACCGCGAGGCGCACCCCGCCGACGCGGCGGACCAGGCGGTCGTAGATCGGGTTGGTCTCGCCCACCCGCAGCAGGCGCGAGCCGCGCCCCGGCGGGGTCGTCTTGACCATCGTGGCGGCGGAGGCGATGCGCGGGTTGTCGCCGCGCAGGTACTCCTTGATCTCCGTCAGGTGGTCGCCCAGCGACGGGAGCAGGACCGCCTCGTCCTCGCTGATGCCGAGCGCCGCCGCCAGGTGCTGGTTGATATCCGCGTCCACGGCCAGCAGCGCCCCGGGCGGCGTCGCCGCCGCCAGGTGCCGGGCCACGAGCGCCGCAAGGGTGGTCTTACCGCTGCCGCCCTTGCCGACGAATGCCATCTTCATACTGCTATTGATAGTCATTTTCAATAGGCGGGTCAATCACTGTGCGTATCTCGCGCGTGTCGCCGGGTCACCTCCCCCCGCCCACTGTCGCGCGAGGATGGGATGATCAGCATCTTGTGTCGAAAACTGTCGCCTGACGCAACATTTGGGCACAGACTGGCGATCTTCGTGCATGGCTGCGCCACGGAAGGCGCGCCGAGTGCGCTGATAAACTGCGCCGAGTGTCGATCGCCTCGCCCGCCAGCCCGCTGAGCCCGCCCGCCGACCTCGCGCAGGCGCCCGGCCCCGACGGCGCGGAGGCCGCCGCGCGCACCCGCGGCCGCCGGATCGATCTGCTGGTCGCGGCCATCTCACTGCTCGGCGCGGTATGGGTCACCGGTGCGCTCTGGTCCGACCCGCTGCACCGCGCGAGCGGCGTCAACTCCGGCGACCAGGCGTTCTTCGAGTGGCTGCTGTCCTACGGGGCATACGCGCTCACCAACGGCGCGGACCCCCTCTTCACCCACCTGCTCAACGTGCCCGACGGGGTGAACCTCGCGGTCAACACCTCGGTGTCGGTGTACGCGTTCCTGTTCGCGCCGCTGACCATCCTGGCCGGCCCGGCGATCACGTTCGTGGTGATCCTCACCCTGAACCTCGCCGCGACCGCGTACGCCTGGTACTGGCTGTTCCAGCGCCACCTCGGCGCGAACCGGCTCGGCGCGGCGCTGGGCGGCCTGTTCTGCGGCTTCGCCCCGGCGATGATCTCCCACGCGAACGCGCACCTGAACTGGACGGCGCAGTGGGTCGTGCCGCTGATCATCGCCCGCTGCCTGCTGCTGGTCCGCCGCGACAAGCCGGTCCGCGACGGCGCGCTGCTGGGGCTGCTCATCGCCGTCTGCTTCTCGCTCGCGGGCGAGGCGCTGTTCTTCACGGCGCTCGCGCTCGGCGTGTTCACGCTGGTCTGGGCGCTGGCCCGGCGCGCCGAGGCGACGGCGCTGCTGCGCCGGGTGCTGATCGGGCTGGGCAGCGGCGCGGTCGTGGCGGGCACGCTGCTCGCGTACCCCCTGTATCTGCACTTCGCAGGCCCGCAGCGGTACCACGGCACCGGCTTCGACCCGAAGGTGCACAACGAGGACCTGGCCGCCTTCGCCGCCTGGCCGGAGCGCTCGCTGG
The Catellatospora sp. IY07-71 DNA segment above includes these coding regions:
- the lpdA gene encoding dihydrolipoyl dehydrogenase yields the protein MSDTFDVVILGGGSGGYATALRAAQLGLSVALIEKDKLGGTCLHRGCIPTKALLHAGEVADQTREAAHIGIKAELIEIDMAGINSYKDGVVAGLYKGLQGLIKAAKVTYVEGTGTLVAPNAVEANGQRYTGRNIVLATGSYSKSLPGLDLDGERVIASEHALVLDRVPSSAIVLGGGVIGVEFASAWKSLGADVTIVEALPRLVAAEDPDISKQLERTFRKRGIGFKVGKPFEKVEKTESGVKVTIAGGETLEAELLLVAVGRGPATANCGFEQQGVTMERGFVITDERLRTNLPNVYAVGDIVPGLQLAHRGFLQGIFVAETIAGQNPAPIVESGIPRVTYTDPEIASVGITEAQAKEKFGAENVETYNYNLGGNGKSKILGTQGFIKLVRQKDGPVVGIHMIGARMGEQVGEASLIVNWEAFPAEVAQLIHAHPTQNEALGEAHLALAGKPLHAHN
- the sucB gene encoding 2-oxoglutarate dehydrogenase, E2 component, dihydrolipoamide succinyltransferase, translating into MPVSVTMPRLGESVTEGTVTRWLKQEGDRVEVDEPLLEVSTDKVDTEIPSPAAGILSKIIVGEDETAEVGAELAVIAGEGESPAAAAPAPAQEAPAAEAPAEAAPAQEAAPAPAQAEPAAAATAPAGDATPVKMPALGESVTEGTVTRWLKAVGDSIEVDEPLLEVSTDKVDTEIPSPVAGTLLEITVPEDETAAVGAQLALIGAAGAASAAPAPAPAAPAPAAAAPAAPAQAAPAPAAPAPAPVQAAPAPAAPAAPVQAAPAAAAPAPAADVNGADGYVTPLVRKLAAEHGVDLGKVSGTGVGGRIRKQDVLDAAAKAKAPAAAPAAAAPAAPAAAPAAKAAPSPLRGRTEKLSRLRTTIAKRMVESLQISAQLTTVVEVDVTKIAKLREQAKADFLAKNGVKLSFLPFFALAAVEALRVHPNVNASMDLEAGTVTYHDAEHLGMAVDTDKGLIVPVIRNAGDLNLAGLARRIADVAERTRSNKILPDELSGGTFTLTNTGSRGALFDTPIINQPQVAILGTGAVVKRAVVVDDASLGELIVPRYMVYLALSYDHRLVDGSDAARFLGTVKERLESGNFEAELGL
- a CDS encoding ABC transporter ATP-binding protein, which encodes MAIVEARGVSVAYGEVAVLREVNLTVGAGEITAVAGVNGCGKSTLLRCLGGLLRPGGGEVRVLGAAPSAAPAFWREVALAAEEPAWYPGLTVREHLELVPLTHGTSTPPVLSVARALDEFELAGRAEATPLTLSSGQRQRLALASVLVRPSRLLLLDEPEQKLDAAFRVRLAALLRAYADGGGTIVMATHDAALAEGTGARVLPMRDGRLLDGDGDGDTLRPTSAPASAPAA
- a CDS encoding DUF6297 family protein, producing MAVPTAGAVRAARAATRARRAPADWYDRYFRVFGVAVLVVLLLGPFHTVLTRLAEPLAAADPAAARAGLALLVAYFAGLVALASLAGPVVLSPADARWLLLSPLDRRAVLAPAARRAAALGVVAGAPTAAVAVRLLGMPDHGPLRLGATVLIGAAAGLAAVCLATLAQPSAPATRRLRRVALAVTAAAVLTAAAPLLPPPGSIVTAGTPSTSISPAAAEPAAGAPTGAATRRVVQAATVVDDSAPRAGSLPAVPLSGLLPAAGLAVAVALVLALLVWRRLAGFPAGPVADAAGRVGVATETAVGLEPSFLTRAVEQAYWRGRRLRSRRWPSWPGPLALAWLDWRVLARRPLRPLALAGATALPAVLVTVWPAQAPVAVVASFVLALAAASAGSGGARHDADSPALSRLFGVRQPAADAARLALPSVLAAAWYAVALALLARAGALPAGPWALFGPAAAPVLAVAASRLARRGHVDHASTPVVMPMTGSHIPTGWFIWGLTGLDMAVLGCLPLLWALAARPADPYPMLLVQVIVSGAVVAVHLLRRRTR
- a CDS encoding TIGR01777 family oxidoreductase, with translation MRIVVAGASGFLGQPLLSTLRSAGHEVIQLVRRPAADPSERQWDPAEPIRLPDGTDAVVNLCGVGVSDRRWTDEYQALILSSRVVPTATLARAVAAQRVPVLVNASGVGFYGETGDREVTELSPPGDDFLAGVSIHWEEATAPAVTAGARVVLLRTGYPLHREGGFLKAQLVPFKMGLGGRLGNGRQWVPWISLYDWLGAARFVLDDDRIEGPVNMVGPAPVTNAQFTRAFGAELHRPTVMPIPKAALKILYGEFGNEAYRSLRVMPGALTAAGFPYRHRTVSQALHAALTDPVPA
- a CDS encoding PHB depolymerase family esterase, which encodes MPVPSAPRLLRGVLALLIGLAGVAVVATPAHAATLTQVSSFGSNPGNLSMYSYRPDGLAGGRPAVVLLHGCTQNANAYFTNSGWRKYADLWGFALIVAEQKSGNNSLSCFNWFQAGDIARGQGEALSVKQMVDYAKTNYGTDASRVYVSGLSAGGAMSAVMLAAYPDVFKAGSVVAGIPYNCGTICQGQAVSKTPQQWGDLVRNANPGYAGPWPRVAIWQGQSDTTVVPANGTELMTQWTNVRGASQTPASTSSLPGNTTLETYASDAVRLYKVAGMGHGTPVDPGSGVDQCGTAASYFLDTICSAYRDALFFGLDGGGTTPTPPGAPTGLTVIGVTDTSVALSWTAVSGATGYHVYRGGTKVTSSPVTGTAYTATGLSAGTAYTFTVTAVSTSGESAQSAPVSATTTGGTTPPVCYTASNYAHVAAGRAHHSLGYAYADGSNQNMGLYNTFYTHTLKQTGPDYWVIADGQC
- a CDS encoding LLM class flavin-dependent oxidoreductase gives rise to the protein MLDVFLTSAYGPAAALAHAVAAERAGMGGVWLAEHHFVGYGQCPSATVLAGHILAGTRRITVGTAACVLGSRHPVALGEEAALLHALAGDRFQLGVARGGPWQEVAILGRGVEHYRRGFAESLELLLRWLSGAAAVAAEGEFHRFGPLAVVPRPDRPVPVRVAVTSGDTAELAGRHGLPLLLGVHADDAETAALVDRWALAATAHGHDPVGADHARVRLAYPCADRATGERELREHLPRWLAGIRAAVPVSGAPPGRDLDAHVEHLLRIQPVGPPDEVAAALAHSTAVTGVSRHLCMVEAAGSTEATTDLITTLAALPTAWPTPYLVPGAADPPGGGVKKGTFYYGKR
- a CDS encoding SCO5389 family protein; translated protein: MSLDVPVALLERAEAGQVDDAEFVDCVRTSLPYAWEVVSAAAGRLADAPGAEFGEHASPPPSEAQRGELLRALASDAIRGGLERHFGIKLAFQNCHRVAAFALSAVGGDAYQEFISPVAQLRNQSPELRDC
- a CDS encoding ATP-binding protein → MKMAFVGKGGSGKTTLAALVARHLAAATPPGALLAVDADINQHLAAALGISEDEAVLLPSLGDHLTEIKEYLRGDNPRIASAATMVKTTPPGRGSRLLRVGETNPIYDRLVRRVGGVRLAVTGPFATEDLGVACYHSKVGAVELLLNHLVDGPGEYVVVDMTAGADSFASGLFTRFDATFLVCEPTLRSVGVYRQYIGYARDFGVRVHVIGNKIDDASDVAFLREHVGDDLLTWVGRSGFVRAAERGAPRPISELEAPNRAALDLIRATVDGCDKDWPRYTAQAVEFHLRNAQAWGNARSGEDLAAQVDPDFVLGPQRLEPAGHR